CAAAAAGTGTAATTATGATATGTCGCACTAAAGAAGACAAATATAGGGTTTTCCCTGTTTTTAAGTTGTCTGGGATTTTATTGAACATttcaaataaagtaaaatatcttggtCATGTGCTGACAGACCGTTTATCAGATGATGAGGACATTTACCGCCAGGTTCGAATGTTATATGTTCAAGCTAATGTTTTATTTCGGAAATTTGGATATTGCTCTGATGAAGTTAAACTGAATATGTTCAGATCATACTGTGCCTCACTGTATACGGCACACTTATGGTGCACTTATAAAAAAGCCAGCCTTCAGAGATTGAAGGTGGCTTATAATGATGCATTAAGACTTTTATTAAAGAAGCCCAGGTGGAGCAGTGCCAGTGAACTGTTTGTGTCTGCTAATGTCAGCTCTCTGATGGCTGTTTTAAGGAATCTTATGTATAAATTTATTTGTCGACTAAATGAGTCCAGTAATAGAATTATCATACTGTTGACCAACATTAAATACAGTGCAGTAAGATGTACATCTGTATATTGGAAACATTGGTATGACTGCCTCCTAAAAGATTAGGagtctttttatgtttttttatgtgccCTTGTTCactgattgttttgtgtttgtttttatgtgatgtgGACTATGAGTCTGTAataaaatctatctatctatctcactgataaagtagacggaagCGCACAAGAACCccgtcggttcagagcgactctgccgctttctcgtgcacacgcacgcacacagctgcccgacggcgctcccagcttaaactcggagagcggaaaaatgatcaatccacaataatttcagttttagttagttttttaaactcgcaatacagttttagttagtcatcgttttttccttttaattgtagtttttatttatttcagttaacgacaatgtttttttcaatttcagttttctttatttcgttcgttttcgttaactgtAATAACCCTGCTCTGTAGGGTGGGTGAATTCTCAGTTTGGATGatgtcttaaaaaataaaaaagctcttgaaaataaaaaacaaactgaacaaaccTCCTGATTCCACCTGCAGGTTGTGCGGCTCAGAGAGCGTCTTGTTATTGGCCTTCAGAGCACAGGTATAGTTCCCAGAATCCTCTGCAGTCAGGGTGCTGAGGTGGAGGGAGGGGCCAGTCTCTGAAAGGGCGTGGCCATCTCTGAACCAGGTGACCTCCAGTTGGTGGAAAGTGCAGACTGAAGTGCAGAGCAGTGTGATGGTTTCATTTCCTCTGAGCTTTTTATCCTCACTGGAGCTGATTATTCTCATTTTGGTTCCATCTAAAATCAAAGTGTTCATTAGTTTTAATGAACACTCATTAAATTTGAATGATTATTATTTGCAGAATCAGGATATTTTGTTCTCACCAACAACTCTGACAGTCACTCCTGTCCTGTTAGTAAAATGTCCTGCAGCATTATCAGCCTCCATCCTGAAGCGAAAGGTTCCCTTGTTTCTCTGCTGAATGTCTCTGATCTGTAAAgtacagtttgtcttcatgtcTCCCAGGTATTGATAATTAGAgtctttttttgttgatttactGTCATACACAGACGAGGTGTCACCCTGACAGAGTTCATGTTTCTGACACCAGCGGACTCTGACGATCTTTAGTGGAACTTCTCTTCCACCTTTATTGAAGGACTTCAGTGGAGTGAAGCTGCAGGGGAGGGTGAGAGTCGATCGTTTGACGGCACAGGTAGACGTGAAAGAATAGATCACAGTTTGACCCACAGCAACTGGAAacacagatggataaaaagtaaaaattgctAAAGAGTTATGACAGGATATTATGGCTGTTATTTGAAATCTGGTTACACACAAACTATCAACatgtattaaatattttttctgtgttttcacacaCTGAGCCTGCTGCAGGTCAGGCTTTAAGTTTGTTCTCTGTCATTCATACTGAGGTCCACTATAACCAAGTGTTATATTTCAGCTgacatgaaaacagaaatgttacaaaacagaaagaaaatgtttggtAATGACTGCAGCAAGAAGAGATGCTTCATCTTAGAGAGCCACTGACAGCGCCCTCTAATGTCCACTGTTAGACTCACAGGAACAAATGTGGCTGGACTTTAAAGCTTTCCCCTCAGAGCCACAGAAACCACTTTAATGTGGAAATAGACCAAGTTAGAACAAACCAAGATTATCCTCCAACACAGTGACGGCTGCTTAACCTAATCTGCATGTTTGTTCTTGCATGGATGACCACAAAGCTTTTAATGAGGCACATATTTTAAACCACACCACAATCTTTCCCTGAACCAAACGTTTACCGCGTGGCTGCCGCATCATGAAAGCAACAGTTTCAGAAGCAACTGTAATGTTTAGAAACCAGCTGAGCGTCCACCTCAGCCACGCTGTGTacacactgcagcagaaacacacatttgGGGATTTtcacctccgccaaggaggttatgttttcggtcacgTTGGTttgcttgtctgtctgtttgtttgtttgtttgtttgtcagcaggattactccaaaagttatgaacggattttgatgagtggagtggttggaaatgacaagaggaagaagtgattaaattttggcggtgatccggatcacgatctggatccaggaatttttttaaggattcttcactattgcgggatagggggtcattgttgtctgggaaagatgaaagattatttcacagtatttagatacacgtattacagtgtcagtgaccctatggccttggtggaggtttgcgctctctgagtgcttctagtttatCTTGTTTTGGGGTAAAGTGtgtaaatatgttattattgcatttgttttattcatattttttaatcGGGGTggatggaggacacagagactgCAGACTGGGTTCCACATCTAAACTCTTGTCTGTGATTCAGGAAACACACCCACTAAAGCTCAGAGACAATGAGGGCTTTGGCaaaatttgaataaaatatgatttcaaGTTGCCTTTGGCTTTTTCTGACCTGTAGAGTCTACACAGTTAAATCACGCTGGAGTCATGAGTGGATACTGTGAGTATTTGACAGGAAAAATAGTTGTTGGTGAGTTTTCTGTTAGTAAATCAACACATATGTATGAAACTCGCTAAGTGTACCAGTTAAGTGAACTTCCTCATCAGCATTAACTGCTTTGGTCACAATATAAGAATTTGGTGAAATAATTAACTAGCAAAATAAGAGCATGGAGGGAGAAATGAGCAGAGGATTTCTGTTTGATTCCACTGATGTCACAGTGCACGTGTTACTGCAGAAACACGTTTAGGCTTTTTATAGTTTTAGAGTGTTTTCACTGAATTTATTTGATtctattattaatatttaatttttttttatgtattgcatgcatgtttttattcagtgaCTCTCTGGACTTTGTGAACTTTAATTCAGTAACTGTTAGACATGATCTGTGTGACAAAAACACACGTTTCCATAAAGAACTGAAGTGATGTGTTCCAGCTCAGTGTGGTTGAATGAATAACGCTCATCATGACTCAGACAGACTCAAACAGGACATCTGAAAATTGTGGAGCTGGGTTGTAGATACCTTCAGCCCTGTTATGAAtactttaaaaagcaaaaatctcCAAATTTAAATTCTATAAAACCAGTTTAAGATGCCAATActgccacacacacagttttgtgTAGACGAGTGACTGCAGAATGGTGTGATGCAGAGTAAGTGACACAATtaagacaaactgtgcagaagCGAAGCTGCAAACTGATCTGATAAGCAGTGAGCTGTCACAGCAAAGCTGGCTGAGGGGAAAAGAGAAGTCCTGTATGTATATAATCCTATTTTCACTTGACTAATAAGGAACTTGACTGACCAACTCAACAAGCTGCTGAATTATACTGAATGAACCTTCATCAGGCTCCCAGCATGGACCGAGCCAGCCTCCATCACAGAGAGGGGTACAGCAAGTGATTAaaaattcatttcagtttgtcagtttttaatgagtaagagaaaaaaaattaatgaaaaaagtaaaataagtgGCAATAAAAAAATTAGAGCATGCAATAAAATTTCCTATCCATAGATATATGGAGCAGGATAGATGCCTTTATGTAATTCAATAGTATAAATACTTCTTATACCACTTTGTAAAGCAGTAATTCAGTGTTTTTGCAAAGTAGTGTAAGTGTGGCCCCGGGGCCACACAGTTCCAAACACTTTCTTAAAAGCACTTCTCCTTTTTATTTCCCCTTCAGCAGCTTTAAGGTGGTTAAAATGATCATATCCACCTATGCACTACATCTACATCATACCTACAATCAGTTTATTCTTCCACATTCTGACTGGCTGATCTGATATTTGATACTGTAGTGTGGATGCAGAGCAGCACTGACAGAGTCAAAGTAAAACCTCTGAGCCCTGTTTTCACTGATCAGTCattaaaatggaacaaaaacatCACGTCAGTCTTACCTGCCAGGAGCATCGTGAAGCTCCAGAGAATCTTTTTGTCACAAACTGCCATCCTTAGTTTTCTGCTGATCCTCACTGGGTCTTTGTGTCTCCTGCAGTCAGAAACGTGAATGGAGAGCAAAGAGGTGGCTGATAGACTGATTGTGAAATTAGGCTGTGGTCATTTTACAGGAACTCTTCTCATTGACTTGATCTGTAACCATGACAAACCCCACCTCTTTCAGAGTTCTTCcctgaaaacatattttcatatttcacaCATCATCGGgccacaaataaaaaaaaaaacagtttgcagAACCTctgagacaaaaaacaaacagatctgtAGGAGGAGGATTTAATATTCATTATATTAAGATGCTGCAAATATTATGGTATTTAATATCATAATATTTGCAAGATGCTGTGAAAAGAACAAGAGCATTGCACACAAatcagctctcctctctctcactgagcTGATTTCTGCTTCATGATCAAAGTAAAGGAAAGTTTCcaaagttacttttaattttacatttattttcctcagagGTCTCCGTGTCTCattacacacatttaatttAGATCGTCTGAGCTGACGTGTGTTTCACgccagaaatgaaaaaaaatctctcttgTATGTTCACAGTATGAACACATATAAACAAGTATGTGTTCATACATCTGTCCATCCTACCTGTCAGTGGTGCAGCGAACATCCTCTGCAGATAATCTTCCTGTTGGCTATTATCTTCATCTTCGTCATCTTCTTGCGTCGCTGCAAACCACAGACAGAAATAGAAATGAGGAAGAGGCCAGGAAACACATTAAGCTCTAAACAGTTCTTTAAAGAGCTGTTTCTGCCATAAATTCAACCTTTAAAAAGACTTTCTTTATATCAGCCTTGATTGTTTTCAGTGAACCCATGTGCACATTTTTTAATCTcatgctctttttgttttttggaactTATGATAAACTTTGTTGCTCAGATTTagaaaaacatattaatgatgAAAACATGAGCCCATTTATTTGTTTCGTCTcagtgtgttttggagcagtgaaagcCACGATGGTTCTTAGCTTCACAGAAGAGAAGAGtgcagttttttgtgtgtgcttctctgtattgtcatgttgaactaaatcagcatggagagcacatatttcacacttgcaaaatctgcagaatgcctttgTGTGTCCCATCCATTCTTTAAGTGcgctctttctcccactctttattatattttttctatatttaacCCCACTTAATGGAACTCATTCTTACGCTGCCTCTTCACTCTGAGCTGTTATGAGTTTGTTTGGTGTGAGCCCAAGTGGGCtcagataaacaggaaacgggtgcttggaagggacaaactacctaccactcgtcttttgctttattatagggcgcTGAGAGataatcaaggagtttcactcagaaagaaagtcaagcccaaataagcaacttcacgttcaaaaacaagcccaaaaaaaccGCAACCCacgactcacgagatttgcaagcaaCAAGACCAAAGTCGCTTATGTTAAGCGGACTTGGCCACACTGCCATGCACCATAGAGCTGTTATTTACTGCGCACACTCTGACAGTGAGagcgccactgccacctactggtgTGGATGTGCACTTTATTACACTTTATTACACATACGGCAAAAAAGCATCTTCCCCGGGGTCAGACGTGCTCCCCCCCGATAGCTCACCGCGCCCCCCAAGGGGGCACGCCCCACTATTTGAGTATCATTTTTTCAATTAGAAAATGATTGTAACAGAAATAAGAATTTATTTTAGAGTCATAGTAAATCATGTTTGTTCGGTCTCACCTCCCACCTCTCTGATTCTCTCTGCTGCCGGCTTCCAGCAATAAAGCGATTATAACTGAAAACCATGAGGCAACATCTGGGACTGAGGAATGGAGCCAAGATGGGagtgcagttcctctgatgtccacttgaggctgactgCTAAAGTGAGTCAGTGCTCATAAACTCCATATTAAAATTTACAACTTTATAACATGAAAATCAGTTTTGGTTAGTTTCCTCATTCCCAGAACAGGATGCCTCTTTTTGTTccaaatatcacacacacacacacacacacacacacacacacacacacacacacacacacacacacacacacacacacacacacacacagtgatcctGAGTCCACGACCACTTGGCCCCTTGTGGGAAACCACCACTCCCTGATCTGAACACCCCATCCTCCCACAGGATCTGTGGGCACCCCAGAATCCCAGAAGGCCAACCAGACATCCCGATGTGGGCCAGTCCATCCTACATGGTGGTGTGCCCAAGGGGGTGCAGAGGGACCCCACCAAGAAATGGGCAATCCCGGGTGCCCGGGCCCCAGACCCCGCACCCCAATCCCCGGTGCAGAGGGACCCCACCAAGAAATGGGCAATCCCGGGTgccagggccccagaccccgcCCCCCAATCCCCGCAGAGGGGCCCGGCCAGGGGCCAGCATCCATCACAGGCACCCCCAGACCCCAGACCACAAGAGTGTCCTGGAGCTTGTACCTGCTGTGGGTTGAGTATGCACACAATAGTCACACCTCTGGAGCTGCCAACCTTTCACCTTTCACAGTCTCATTAGGCTATCAACCCCAGGGGCAAAAGGTCTGCTTCTCTTCCAAAGATGTTCCTTTGAGGTCGCTGTCACAGAAGCTAGTGCCTCAGTTCATCGGCCGGTTTGACACTGAGACTGCTGTCAGCCCTGTGGCGGTCAGGTTAAAGATGCCTGCAtctttcagaattcatcctgttTTTCACATCTCACAGGTCAAACCAGTTCGTGTCAGTCCACAACATTACGAGTAATCTATCTCAGCCTCCTCACCCCACTCCTCCATCAGAATTCAGTCCTACCAATCTATATTACACCCACTaacttcatctctctctctctgtttagaCCCATAACTCCTTTTGTGAGGCATTTTGAGTTagtgtgtgtaaataaagtgTCAAGTAACAAGTAATAAGTGTCAATAAAGCGACTATACTAGTTTGCTCTATGCTGTATGGGCAAAAAAAAACGTGCACCATAGAGCTGTTAATTACTACGGACACTCTGACAGTGAGAGCGCCACTGTCACCTACTGTTGTGGAtgtgcaattacactttattctATTACGGCAAAAAAGCATGTTCCCCCGGGGTCAgatgtgccccccccctcccgatAGCCCCCCCTTGTTTAGCCTTCTGGGATGACATTTTaataattcagactagtcacAGACAAGTATTTAACAGGTTATGGAATGACATAATTGATTGGCAGATGTGCGGAAAGGATTCCGTGATTATCATTATCTCATTTTTGACGGCAGTGGCATTTAGTGGCTTTtacatctgaactcttcagaTTTTTTCGTCCTCACTAGGCTAATCTTGATTTCAGTAATATTTGACGGGCCGGATGTGATCCACGGGCCACAAGTTGACATTCTGTAGAATCCAGATTATGATACTGAAACTGTACAGCGGCTGGTATCAGAGCTGATTTGGTTACACCTGAACTCGTATTTAGACTAGTTCAGACACTCCTGTGTCAGTGCAGTAACTGTTGGTTTAACCTCAGCCAACAAAGAATTtggaagaaaaataattatatgAAATCAAACCACACCAAAGTATGCTAATATGCTATGaactaaaaaaaagagaaacacacacaatagTTTTGAGTGAAGttaaaaaatgtatgcaatgctttctaataatgctgcttatgggaagcatgtataatgtaaatagaattggttctagcatagaaccctgtggaactccataattaaccttagtgtgtgaagaagactccccatttacatgaacaaattggagtctattagtatcaacagtatcaaagctgcactgaggtccaacaggacaagaacagagatgagtccactgtcagaggctctaagaagatcatttgtaaccttcactaatgctg
This window of the Archocentrus centrarchus isolate MPI-CPG fArcCen1 chromosome 16, fArcCen1, whole genome shotgun sequence genome carries:
- the LOC115794227 gene encoding uncharacterized protein LOC115794227, which produces MAVCDKKILWSFTMLLAVAVGQTVIYSFTSTCAVKRSTLTLPCSFTPLKSFNKGGREVPLKIVRVRWCQKHELCQGDTSSVYDSKSTKKDSNYQYLGDMKTNCTLQIRDIQQRNKGTFRFRMEADNAAGHFTNRTGVTVRVVDGTKMRIISSSEDKKLRGNETITLLCTSVCTFHQLEVTWFRDGHALSETGPSLHLSTLTAEDSGNYTCALKANNKTLSEPHNLQVESGDQGGVQIKVRRAILPHRCRPACGSPINALFQGRHLASQSHRLSLNEPHAADPWVRLIGHSKLPTGVCVNGCLSLSVSPATGWQPAQGVPASRRGDNNLALVAGVVFVVLLAVIMLILFLFIIKRKLAAAAEDQRAVGGEMEQKHPENIYSCVQEEAHNQEASRAVEDVSYAAVQFQQRRQRGRHVEEVEDAVIYSSVAK